GACAAGCATGAGCCCCCTCACCTGTTATTTCTTTGACTCGCTGCTCAACATCTTCGGTAGCGAAATCGATGAATTCATGGGCGCCGCATTGTAGACTGAGCTCTCGTTTGGATAGCCCGGAATCGACTGCGATAACCCTAAATTTCCTTAATCTGCTGGCGATCTGAACTCCGATATGTCCTAAACCGCCGCCCGAGCCTGAGATTACGACCCAGCCATCTCTGGGTATATGTTCGTCAAGTTTTGCAATCCCACCCATCATTGTTAATCCCGCGCATAGCAGAGGAGAAGCCACTTCTCCGGGAATGCCGTCTGGAATTACGGTCAAGTATCGTGAGTCGGCAATTACGTATTGCTGTAGAGTTCCCTGAGCATGAACACCTGTAAAGGCTGGTTTAATGCAGTGATTGGAAGATCCTCTTTGGCATTCAGAGCATAGCCCGCACGCACTGTGAAGCCATTTCACGCCTACTCGCTGTCCAAGCACTGACTCTGAAACATTCTCGCCTATTTTCACGACAATTCCAACTCCCTCGTGGCCAACAACCGGCTTATAATTTGCCCAGCCGAGCAGTGCCCGAACTTCTGATGCGCTGAAATGATGTTCATTAAGATGCTCATCgcgaaagaagagaagtcaAGAACGTACCAGATACCGCTATAAGCTAATTTGACAAGAACTTGATCTTTGCCTGGTGTCTCTACGGGATGGGCGTCGTCAATTCGCACTATACCGTTTGGGCCTGGGTGTTCTATAACGGCTGCAGTTTGGAGCGAGGGAACTGGGCTGCCCATCTTAACGCTGTGCCTGTAACAACCTTCGAGTGTAGTCGCGTAGGTGCGATATAACGATTAGGTAAATGTAGCTTCTGAATCAAAATATGATATTATCTTGACAATAGATTACATTTTTGCAGTGGCCAGGCTCATGCCTTTTAACAACTTATCAACTCGCTCTCAACCCATTAGTCCCACTTATAGTGGGCGATTTGTTCGGGCTTCGCGGAGGTAGCATTAGCGGCATCTCCGCACCGGCAGTGGGCTCGGGATACTTGTGATTGGGGAAATTGGAAAGAGATTGAGGGGCGGCTTTGGTATCGGCAGTCGCGTATGTCGAGTTAGAGAAAACAACATGAATCACATATACTGACGGTAGCCAGCAAATAACTTGGCATAAGATAACCATCATGATTTCTTCCATCGCGAACTAATTCTCGAAATACTATAACAGTATCTTTCGGGGTCTGAGAATTTGAAGCACGGTATCAGATGTAATAGTTGAGCAAACGCTTGGGATGAAGCCGAAACATATCGTATAGCAGCTGCGCTTACTAAACTGAACTCTGATTTTCTCCCGAATACTTTTCAAAAACAGCTGCAATATCCAACACTTTACCATCGTATCCACTGCCGCCTTGAAATGTGATGCCAAATGGTAGCCGAACTCCTCCCTCATTAACCCATCCGGCATTGACGCTGACTCCGCATAAATCGATAACATTTCCTGGATGCGTGAATATGCCAAGCTTGGAGTTCGGAATTAGTGGACTGTCTTGTATTTCTTGTATAGTTGGATGCCATGGTACTGTTGGCACGACTAAAACGTCGATACCATCTTCGAATTTGTTGAAGATTTGGCGTCCTCTGGCAATACATTTCATTTGTATGGCCTGGTCTCTATATACCTCCCAACCTTTTAAATCCGACGAGAGAACCTTTTGAATGACCAATTTGGTGGTCGGATGAAGTGTATCGATCTTCTCTGAGAGAAATTCGTAGCCGATTGAAGCGAGACGTTCGTGAATGAGGGATGCACCATAAATGAGATCGCCTGCTGTAGCAAATGGCGTGTAATCGACGTCAACGAGTGTTCCCCCCAGCAACTGCAGCGTTTTAACAGCTTTTTTAAACAGCTCTTGGTATTCCTTTGAACACAGTTGTAAAAGAGAATCTGGAGGCACACCAAACGTAAAGCCCCCCTCTCTTGGTCCTCGGAAATCTACCGTCCAGGTTGGCAAGCTTGCTGGTGGTTTGGCATACGGGTCTAGAGAGTCATACTGATCAAGCACATACCAGACTTGTCTTGCATCGGCGATAGAAGGTGCTAAAATGCCAATTGTATCGAGACTCTGGCATGCAGGCACCGCACCTCTAGCAGAGATAGTGCCCTTGGTGGGTTTGAAGCCAACCACGCCGTTTAATGCAGCAGGGGCACGAACGCTCCCAGCTGTATCAGTTCCAATAGCAAAGGAAACAAGTCCAGCAGCGATGGCGACTGCAGATCCGGAAGATGAGCCACCCGGGACATGACTTTTGCTATGGAAGCAGTGAAGAGCACCGTAAGGCGAGCGGCATCCCACCAAGCCAGTCGCAAGCTGTTCAAGGTTCAATTTCCCTATATACAGTGCCCCCACGTCGAGTAGATGTTGAATTGACGGAGCTGTAGATGTAGCTGTATACGCATAGCTTTCGCATGCTGCTGTAGTAACCACTCCTTCAACATCAATGTTGTCCTTTGTCGCAAACGGGATGCcaaaaagaggagggagaggcctTCCGGCATATATTGTGCATAACTTTTCAGCAGCTGCTACTACATCCTCTTGAGACTGCCTAGAGATCCAAACAGCTGGATTGACATCTTCGTATTTCGATATGCGATCAAAGACAGATTTTATAACTGCATGTGGCGTGATACGGCCATCTCTGTAAAGACTCTTGAGCTGATCGATAGAAGGAAGCATTGGAGAGTTAAGGTCATTCACAGTCGAAGATGGAATTAGCTGGCGGATTTGCTCTGTTTCCGTAACAAATTCTGAACTATGGCCAACGTATCCGAAAAGGCCATTTTGGCAGCAAACAATATCCAAGGAAGTGGCCGCCATTTGCTCATTAAATCCAGCCGTACAGTCTGATAGAACGCAACATTCATAACCTCTGTCGTTGCACTCTCTCAAGGTACTCGTTACGCAACACCTGCAGACGCAGTCAGTCGCATGTTTTGCCATTATGGTTCGCTTGAAACTTACTCAGTCGTGACTCCAGCAAAGATCAAGTGCGTGATACCTCTAGCTAACAACAATCGGTGAAATTCTGTGCTCCAAAAACTCCCTTTCCCAGGCTTATCTATGATTGGTTCCCCAGCATATGGCTTTAGTTCGTCAATAACATCGTGGCCTTTCTCGCCTCTCACTAGAAGCCTTCCCATGGGGCCCTCATCACCAATACCCATTGATTGACTGCCGTTAGGTCCTCTTGTTTGTCTTAACTTCTTCGCAGCTGGTAGGTCGGAGAGATTCGGAAGGTGGCCTTCTCTGGTGAAAATTATATGCATCCCAATAGCTCGAGCTGCTTCGAGAGCTCTCTGAACATTTGGAACAATTTTGCGAACAAATGAGAAGGTAGCAGGATTTTCGCAAACAATTGACCCGAAGCCATTTGGATCTAAGAAGTCTCTCTGCATATCGATTATAATAAAGGCCGTGGTTGCAGTAGGGCAAGAAAACGGATATGGACGAGCATTTTGAAGCAACAACTTTTCGTCTTGAGTCATATTGAGTGTCTATAGGGCGGTAAACGGAATTTGAAAATACAGCGAGGTAAAATGGGGATGATGTTGGATTCAATTACGCGGAGAAGGGACTTCAATATGCGGGGTGATTTAGCACGACAGTGCAAGTTCCCTCTAGTCATCGAGAGCTTCCGTACTCCTTCCGAGCTTACAAAGCATGCCGGTCATGAATTAAAATGATGTACAATTTTTAACATAGCCTTATGAAGAGTCTGAAAAGAGGGCTATTTAGGACATCGAAAGGCTGTTCCTATCGCAATATATCCATCTTGATAATAGTAGTACGAAGCGATTGCCAGCACCCAAGAGGGGTCAAAGTGAAACAGAGATTGTAGTCTGAGGATAAGCCTGCGAATAGACAAAAACGCTTTGgtattctttctctctattAAAGAATGCTATTTCATCATTGATAGAATTAGTGGTGAGAATAAGTGGTTGAACTGGCGCCGAATATGCTTTATTTCTTGAGACGTTATGGTGTAGAGTGGGGCCGATATGGTTGGATAAAAGCATTCAAAATACGGCAAATCCTCCTTACAGCTAAGAAGATGGTCTTTCGGGTAATGGTGGCGGCATGCAAATTGAAAGCGAGTTAAAGACGATTATAATACATGGATTATgacaacacacacacacacacacacacacacacacacacacacatatatatatatatatatataagtggTCATATTAGTCTATTGACTAGAATAACTAGCTCTTCATTCTAGATTCATTTTCATGATCATTCTCTTTCTATTAATCCATAGAACTAGCGATATATTTCTACGCATGATAGAGCTTGATCGCCGAGCTATCGCTAATGAATCTAAAGACCACTTTGACACCAACCATACTCAACGAAGTAGCCGCCATTCGCTCATCAAACCCCGGACTCATTAATGTCTTGATACACCCGATGTACTTGGTGCATTTTATTCACAAGGTTTAAAGAAGCTAATGAGCAATATTTCGAGCCTCATTCAACAGTGTCAATAAAGATGTACTTCTCCTACATCATATTCAACCCGCCTCGCTTCTTCCTTGAGTATTAAGCCGACATTAATTCGCGCAACAGCTAGTCAAGCGCAAATGAAGAACACTAATTTTGTCAGAGGAGTTAGAAATCCCAGACATCCAGGATTCAGTGGCAACGTTCCCTCAGCGCCTCAACACAAGATTATATCGGGTCCCAGGAGACGCGAGAGGCTGATGATAACAGTGGCAACAACTACAGCGACGGTGAAAAGAGTGTAACAATTGTTCAAGAATGTGCGACATGGCCATGTGTGACAAGTGTGCGTTagattttactttattttgtTCATAAAAGAACCACCAATACTGCTGAAGTCAATATGTGTTAATGCTGCTCATAAATACTGCTTATAAGCGATTTACacaatatagttataaaatatagaagttaatatttaaataagaaTGCAAAAGTTTTATACGCAAAACAATAAGTGATGCATTATCTATAAATATGTAAGCAATAAAATACCCTCGACAGCTTCAGCACCAAGGGACAAGACTTTCTAATAATCTGTAGAGCTAGCAATGTCTTTCCACTCCTTACACACATCAATCGCTGAGGTTGCGGCAGCAGTAATGTCTTCGATCGCATCAGCACCCAGAGGCAAGAACGAAGGcatttctttatctttagcCATGCCGCTAGAAGTAACCACGTCATAGATAACCTGGGCACCTTTAACCGGGTCTCCACGCTGTTTGTCGCTTTCAAAAGCAATATCACGCTTGTTTGCTTCGCTTAGCTCTCGGTAATCGGCGATGCCGCCGCTCCCACTTGATGTTCTAAAATCCCCATCCTGCTTCAACAATTCTGTACGGAACCGGCCAGGTTCGACAAGCAAGTGTTTGATGCCAAGAGGTCGAACTTCGCCGGCGAGACCAAGGCTGAGTAGCCGTAGAGCTGCTTTGGAGGCGTTGTATATGCTCGCGGCTGGATGGGCAAACCATGCTGCCATTGACCCGATGGTTACCAGAGTTCCAGATCTTCTGCTCCTCATGTGAGGTAGAATGGCGCGATATACGTTGAGGGCTCCAAAAACATTCGTTTGAAATTGTTGATATGTATCTTCAGGAGTCAGATCTTCAAGAACACCCATTTGGACGTAAGCCGCACAGTTAACGGCAACATCGATTGGTCCATGAGTGGAGATAATGAGGTTCATATCTTCCTTTATCTTGTCAAGAGGTTCATTCTGATCAAGGTAGACGAAGTTGATATTTGTATCTTGAACTTGCTGAGCTTTCTTAGGTGAACGTGTTGTGGCAACGACCTTGTTGCCTTGCTTCGCAGCGACAATTGCGAGatggaggccaaggccagaTGAGGCGCCAGTGATGAGCCAAGTTTGAGGAGCCATTATTGTTAAATTGTATTTATTTGTTCGATGCGATTCTGGTGTAGATGATGTGAAAATGAGACTGAAGTATCCGGTAAAGAGAGTGGTTGGAATACCATCTCTTGAGAGCAGGAAGTTCCATCTTTATACTTGAATGATCAAGCCACTCCGGGTAGTCTCTGTCTTGCAATCACTAGATCATCTCAAATTTTCTGATCTCGGTATGACTCAACTTCGAAAAAGGTATCATTTAGCCTCTTTTGTTCAATAAATGTTCTTTTTCATGAAGCCATTTAACTGTATTCCTCCGCAATGGCCTGTCTTAGCGGGTCTAGCAAGAGCGGATGAGAGCGGGTGCGAGCGGATAGTGGAGCCTCGGGGCCGCCATTCGGCGTTTATCACGTACTAAAAGATCTGGCGTTGACAATTGCGGAGATAAATCTGCGGAGAATATGGCGATTATACGATGTGCATTAAAATTCGGAAGCAGCAGGAAGCTGGCTGTATGGCGTTCTATTTAGTCTATAATGTGGAATAATTAATGGAAAAACTCAACAGAATTTGAAGAAAATATGTGCAAAACGTCCAAATGAGGAGCAGGTCTTGTCGACACGAGTAATTGCCACTGGCTCACGAATAAAACGGCTGATGGAGCCTCAGTGATGTGgcatttattttcttttgaaGTGTTACACGGTTTCTGCTCATAATAGCTGCCTGGCGTGAATTGATACTCTGAGATTCCAATGTGGAATCATTAAGCAGCAATAAGTATACGCGGGAGAGGCcgaaaagatgaaaatagAGAAATTTTGCAAAACGGCAAATAGCTAAAGGAAGAGATATAATTGGAGACTAATGTCTCATTTTCAGAGTCTATTATTCCAGAAGAtgtagagaaaaggaaaagctaCAAGTGCTGCTATTGAGATGACCATGAAATCTTCCCTATATAGAAATCGAAGAGTAATATTCTAGACGGAGGAAACGTGATGAGATGTAGTAGAACTGAAGGCTTCTGAGGTTATTACGAAAAGTGGTTCTGCTGATATCAGTATGACGCTACATATCATATCAGCTTACAAAAATCTATAGCTTTGATGCTATATATACAGCAGAGTCTATCAATGAACTTTTGGTATGTTTAGATGCATAAATGTTCGGAAAATGGATAGGAGGAAATGTCAACTTGCCACAGCCATGTTCATACAATTTGGCTATAGAGGGTATATATTGTATCCTCTCTATAACTATTTCACTTTTAGTAAGCGACGTAATTATCTACGGAATTGATTGATAAGGGGAAAATCTAGATTACTGTGACAACTTTTCTTTAGCGGCTTTTCGACGTTAATTTCTGACATGATGCTAATTATGGTGGATTATCCATCTCCGCAGCATACTCGTCTTATATCGGAAAACAGAAGATACTAGCTAGACGGAAATGTCTCTTGTCTATGGTATGTTAAGCTCCTTTTCCTATCTGTAATAGCTATGTTGGTCAGATCATTCTTTAACTTATAGCAATGACATTACAAACGCCATGGCCAGCGAAGACGTGACAGCCGTAGATGATTGTTTTCTCTCGCTTTGTTTTGCTACGTTCAGATTGTTTAACGACATGGAGTGTAATTAGATCGGGATGCTATTTGTTTAGCTTAGGCTATCATTTATTTCTTCGTGGATAAAATGGTtgatggtttttttttttttttttttcatgtattattaaatttagatAGCTGAGTCTATATATATGCGGTAGTATGGCTCAGGGGCCTTCTCTTCTGAATCAATCTTCCTAAAAGCACGGTGTTCAATACTCTATGATGCAAAATTCATGTATTTCTTACCAGCATGAAACATTTACACCAATTATAAAAATTCATGTTCTTCTATAGGGGCTTAAGTAGATATCCTGACAGGTGGGGGAAGCTTTTAGTGCTGACCTTTCAGCGGATTCGAGTTTCTCTCCTACTCAAGGTTTTCCTATGCTGACTGCGTTCATATAAAAAGTCTAACAAAGTTCGCCTTATCTGTCCAAACGTAGTTCACTCTCAGTTTTTTGTCCCTTTCTGCAAACCTATTTGGCAATATTCATATTCCTTACGTACTGCTACTATGAGTCCATTTCTATCAACGGCAACGATGCCCCAGTGGCCTGTATCGACCACAAGCATAGGTGTTGTTGTAGCTCGCTTTCAAGAAGACCTCGCACCCTGGCTCCCGGTAGCCAGGTATTCCTATGTATATGACAAGGGTCATATCCCACAATCCAACGACACAGTTAACCACGACGCTTTTCGCTCCTACGTTGAGCTACCCAACATCGGCCGAGAGGGACATACGCACTTGTACCACATTGTCAACAATTGGAATTCTCTAGAAGACTACATGGTCTTCTCTCAGGCAGACCCATTTGATCTGATTGGGTCCATTGTCAATACTACGAGCAAAATGGTGGATGTGGCGCTTCGAGTCAAACCCGGCGAAGTCAATCCTTTTGATTCCAGTCTTTTCCACGATGTAGATGATTGGGCCAAGATTAACTGGACTGATCCAAAAGAAAGCATCTGGATAACACCAAGCGAGCTAAGCTCCCTTGTCTTTGCGCCGTATACACCAGCAGAATTGTGGAAATTTGTGTTAGAAGAGAAGCACCCGCCAGCTATTCGAGCCGCACATGGTGGTACTTTTGCAGTTCAACGAGATACAATTAAAAGTCATCCACGAGAAGTATATGAACGTGCCTTGGAGCGATTTGTCGAGGCCAATGTTTCAAATCCCGAAGTAGGCTTCATGTGGGAACGTTTCTGGACACCAACGTTTTCTTACCGATATTGGCTCCAGGAGGTAGAGAAACCCTAAATCAATTCATCCAGAACACGGGGTCCCTAGGTACATTGTGATAGAAATGTGCCGAGATAGCCTTGATGATATGTTGCAGCGGTGCATGTACTATATTAGTAGTGTATACAAAGCTTATTACCAAAGCAGCTCTGGTGTTGAATATTTTCGATATTATTAGTTCTGCTTTGTGAAAAGCGATATTAGAGGAGACGATAAGTCCATTGTTTAACATGTGGATTATGACATCAAATAACTAACTATGCATTATGACTGGTTTTAATAAGTTTGGCAATAAGGCCTCGTAATACATGATATTGTAACCGCGCAGGCAATCCGCGCCAAAATCCCGGGAGTCCATGTGCAATGGGAGAGCCCAGTGGACTACGTCAGGACGCAGCTTAAGCCAATGGCCCTCGCTGCCGACTCGATAAAT
The Trichoderma asperellum chromosome 7, complete sequence DNA segment above includes these coding regions:
- a CDS encoding uncharacterized protein (EggNog:ENOG41), producing MPQWPVSTTSIGVVVARFQEDLAPWLPVARYSYVYDKGHIPQSNDTVNHDAFRSYVELPNIGREGHTHLYHIVNNWNSLEDYMVFSQADPFDLIGSIVNTTSKMVDVALRVKPGEVNPFDSSLFHDVDDWAKINWTDPKESIWITPSELSSLVFAPYTPAELWKFVLEEKHPPAIRAAHGGTFAVQRDTIKSHPREVYERALERFVEANVSNPEVGFMWERFWTPTFSYRYWLQEVEKP
- a CDS encoding uncharacterized protein (EggNog:ENOG41), with amino-acid sequence MTQDEKLLLQNARPYPFSCPTATTAFIIIDMQRDFLDPNGFGSIVCENPATFSFVRKIVPNVQRALEAARAIGMHIIFTREGHLPNLSDLPAAKKLRQTRGPNGSQSMGIGDEGPMGRLLVRGEKGHDVIDELKPYAGEPIIDKPGKGSFWSTEFHRLLLARGITHLIFAGVTTECCVTSTLRECNDRGYECCVLSDCTAGFNEQMAATSLDIVCCQNGLFGYVGHSSEFVTETEQIRQLIPSSTVNDLNSPMLPSIDQLKSLYRDGRITPHAVIKSVFDRISKYEDVNPAVWISRQSQEDVVAAAEKLCTIYAGRPLPPLFGIPFATKDNIDVEGVVTTAACESYAYTATSTAPSIQHLLDVGALYIGKLNLEQLATGLVGCRSPYGALHCFHSKSHVPGGSSSGSAVAIAAGLVSFAIGTDTAGSVRAPAALNGVVGFKPTKGTISARGAVPACQSLDTIGILAPSIADARQVWYVLDQYDSLDPYAKPPASLPTWTVDFRGPREGGFTFGVPPDSLLQLCSKEYQELFKKAVKTLQLLGGTLVDVDYTPFATAGDLIYGASLIHERLASIGYEFLSEKIDTLHPTTKLVIQKVLSSDLKGWEVYRDQAIQMKCIARGRQIFNKFEDGIDVLVVPTVPWHPTIQEIQDSPLIPNSKLGIFTHPGNVIDLCGVSVNAGWVNEGGVRLPFGITFQGGSGYDGKVLDIAAVFEKYSGENQSSV
- a CDS encoding uncharacterized protein (EggNog:ENOG41~SECRETED:SignalP(1-24)) — encoded protein: MAPQTWLITGASSGLGLHLAIVAAKQGNKVVATTRSPKKAQQVQDTNINFVYLDQNEPLDKIKEDMNLIISTHGPIDVAVNCAAYVQMGVLEDLTPEDTYQQFQTNVFGALNVYRAILPHMRSRRSGTLVTIGSMAAWFAHPAASIYNASKAALRLLSLGLAGEVRPLGIKHLLVEPGRFRTELLKQDGDFRTSSGSGGIADYRELSEANKRDIAFESDKQRGDPVKGAQVIYDVVTSSGMAKDKEMPSFLPLGADAIEDITAAATSAIDVCKEWKDIASSTDY